The genomic segment CTTTTACCCAAAAAATGTCATAATTAACTAAAATTTTTTTTAACTCCTCGATTTTACCAAAATAATGGCGTAAATCCAAAACCTCAGCTGTAATTCCCAAACCCGCCAAATAATTTATTTCCTCCTGCTCACCTTGCTGACGACGTTCTAAATCATCAAAACAATCCAAAGCATTAGAAATATAAGCCGCTCTTTTATTAGTATTAGCTACCAAGGTCTTAAATTTAACCACATTATCTGGACTGCCAAATTTATAAGAAGATAAATAAAATTTTACAGACATAAATCATTTTTAAAACAAATCCACACTATGTAGTATTTTACGGCAAGTGCAATAATTCCCCAAATGACAAACAGCTAACTTAGAAGCTGTAAAATAAATACTCTCATCCTTACCCTCTATTTCATATTTTCCCAAAGTAATATGAGGATAAAAATTACTAAAACTGCTTTTCTCTTTATAATTATTTACCCAACACAGAGTCCTCTCATTAATTTCTTCCCCTAAAAAACAATCAACTGTAGAATTGTATGATAAATAAGGTTCCAGCTTAGTCATTATAGCTTCATGTAAACTTTGTAGTTCTTTGGTATTCACTATTTCAAAGCAAACATGTTTGCCGTCTATTTTATTTATAGTTAACGGTAATGGCTTATAGTTCTGCCCTATTTGATTGATTATTTGCTTAACCTTTTCTAAATCTTCTTCCCTTACCACACCCATGCACAGAGAAATATGCGGTAGGCAATCCAGCTTATTAAGCCTAATAGCATCACCTGATAACTGGTTATTTATAGCAATGGCTTTATCCATTACTTCCTCGGGCGGTAGAAGAAC from the Patescibacteria group bacterium genome contains:
- a CDS encoding 2'-5' RNA ligase family protein, encoding MPQLAIDIVLLPPEEVMDKAIAINNQLSGDAIRLNKLDCLPHISLCMGVVREEDLEKVKQIINQIGQNYKPLPLTINKIDGKHVCFEIVNTKELQSLHEAIMTKLEPYLSYNSTVDCFLGEEINERTLCWVNNYKEKSSFSNFYPHITLGKYEIEGKDESIYFTASKLAVCHLGNYCTCRKILHSVDLF